One genomic region from Desulfuromonas sp. TF encodes:
- the crcB gene encoding fluoride efflux transporter CrcB, which translates to MQILYIGVFGALGCLSRYFVSGWAYGLFGRSLPYGTLAVNVVGSFLLGLVMEASLRSTLLSPEMRMGITVGFMGGFTTFSTFSFETIRLLEEGSLLQAGANVLLNVVVCIAFAALGIILGRQI; encoded by the coding sequence ATGCAGATTCTTTATATTGGAGTGTTCGGCGCCCTCGGGTGCCTGTCGCGTTATTTCGTTTCCGGCTGGGCCTATGGCCTGTTCGGGCGGAGTCTTCCCTATGGCACGCTGGCGGTCAATGTTGTGGGATCATTCCTGCTTGGATTGGTTATGGAAGCGAGTCTGCGCAGCACTCTTTTGTCTCCCGAGATGCGCATGGGGATTACCGTCGGTTTCATGGGGGGCTTCACCACCTTCTCCACGTTCTCCTTTGAAACTATCCGTCTGCTGGAGGAGGGCAGTCTGCTTCAGGCCGGAGCAAACGTGCTGCTCAATGTCGTTGTCTGCATCGCGTTTGCCGCCCTGGGCATCATTCTGGGACGGCAGATATAA
- a CDS encoding DUF190 domain-containing protein: protein MPQLEGEQTLMRIFIGESDRWEKKPLYEVLVELLRREGFAGATVLKGAMGFGARSITHTDKLLRLSADLPVVIEVVEGQEKIDALLPRLDVMLSGGMITLEKVRVIRYSK, encoded by the coding sequence ATGCCGCAGCTCGAAGGCGAACAGACCCTTATGCGGATTTTCATCGGCGAGAGCGACCGTTGGGAAAAAAAACCTCTTTATGAGGTCCTGGTGGAACTTCTGCGCCGGGAAGGCTTTGCCGGCGCGACGGTGCTGAAGGGGGCAATGGGTTTCGGCGCCCGCAGCATCACCCATACGGACAAGCTGCTGCGCCTCTCCGCCGACCTGCCGGTGGTGATCGAGGTGGTGGAGGGTCAGGAAAAAATCGATGCCCTTCTCCCCCGGCTCGACGTGATGCTCTCGGGGGGGATGATCACCCTGGAGAAGGTTCGGGTGATCCGCTACTCCAAGTGA
- a CDS encoding TerB family tellurite resistance protein — protein sequence MLNRIKTLLAAASSAEPEAEHERIQVATCVLLLEMAHTDGEFHSMEGTLIQDLLQHKFDLSEKAMDELMEYARQERDASLDLYQFAKQINENFTLDEKLEVMDVLWRIIYADGVLDKYEDYLVRQLATLLRLSHRQMIDAKVKVLDEIRPDR from the coding sequence ATGCTGAACCGAATCAAGACCCTGCTTGCTGCCGCCTCCTCGGCGGAACCGGAGGCCGAGCATGAACGTATCCAGGTGGCGACCTGCGTGCTGCTTCTGGAGATGGCCCACACCGATGGAGAGTTTCATTCGATGGAGGGTACCCTCATCCAGGACCTCCTGCAGCACAAGTTCGACCTTTCGGAAAAAGCGATGGACGAGCTGATGGAGTATGCCCGGCAGGAGCGGGATGCCAGTCTCGACCTTTACCAGTTCGCCAAGCAGATCAATGAGAATTTCACTCTGGATGAAAAACTCGAGGTGATGGATGTCCTCTGGCGGATCATCTATGCCGATGGCGTGCTGGACAAGTATGAAGACTACCTGGTGCGACAGCTGGCCACGCTGCTGCGTCTCTCCCATCGCCAGATGATCGATGCCAAGGTTAAGGTGCTGGACGAGATCCGTCCCGACCGCTGA
- the rpoH gene encoding RNA polymerase sigma factor RpoH produces MSTPHLPVVTDTLELYMAQINRFTLLSREEEVELALRYRRQGDLEAAHRLICANLRFVVKIAHEYRSYGMKVLDLIQEGNIGLMMAVKKFDPERGIRLISYAVWWIRAYINNFIVKSWSLVKIGTTQAQKKLFFKLNQTRNAIRRLTGGEDTGEIARELEVRDDEVEEMARRMAARDSSLDLELNEGENYTLMDSLADDRENQEDQLLLKEEDRILTGQVAAALQKLNDRERRIVHDRILQDHPRTLRELADDYGISRERVRQLEKNALAKLKGVLYPIAPA; encoded by the coding sequence ATGAGCACGCCTCACCTGCCGGTCGTCACTGACACCCTTGAGCTCTACATGGCTCAGATCAACCGTTTCACCCTGCTCAGCCGCGAAGAAGAGGTGGAGTTGGCCCTTCGGTATCGCCGCCAGGGGGACCTGGAAGCGGCCCATCGACTGATCTGCGCCAACCTGAGATTCGTGGTCAAGATCGCCCATGAATACAGGTCCTATGGCATGAAGGTGCTTGATCTCATCCAGGAGGGGAATATCGGTCTGATGATGGCGGTAAAAAAATTCGATCCCGAGAGGGGCATCCGCCTCATATCCTATGCCGTGTGGTGGATCCGGGCCTATATAAACAACTTCATCGTCAAAAGCTGGTCGCTGGTGAAAATCGGCACCACCCAGGCCCAGAAAAAGCTCTTTTTCAAACTCAACCAGACCCGCAATGCCATCAGGCGCCTCACCGGAGGGGAAGATACCGGAGAGATCGCCAGGGAGCTGGAGGTACGCGACGACGAAGTGGAAGAAATGGCGCGGCGCATGGCTGCCCGCGACTCCTCCCTCGATCTGGAATTGAACGAGGGGGAAAACTATACCCTGATGGATTCCCTGGCCGACGATCGGGAGAACCAGGAAGACCAGCTCCTGCTGAAGGAGGAGGATCGTATTCTCACCGGCCAGGTTGCCGCGGCCCTGCAGAAACTCAATGATCGGGAAAGACGGATCGTCCACGACCGCATCCTCCAGGACCATCCCCGCACCCTGCGGGAGCTGGCCGACGATTATGGAATCAGCCGGGAGAGGGTACGGCAGCTGGAAAAGAATGCTCTGGCCAAACTGAAGGGGGTACTTTACCCGATCGCCCCTGCCTGA